The following coding sequences lie in one Alloacidobacterium dinghuense genomic window:
- a CDS encoding RelA/SpoT family protein, producing MATAQSASVQPAKPVPVVDPFAPRVEKLIATVRANRPSDDTEIIRKAWEFCLEHHKGQLRASGEPYVLHPLEVALVLAEMKLDSTAIAAGLLHDAVEDTPVTTADITAKFGEQVAHIVEGVTKIDKIQFANKEDRQAENVRKMLLAMVSDVRVVLIKLADRLHNMRTLEHLPPDKQQGIARETLDIYAPLAHRLGMGKVRGELEDLAFRFVDPYAYQQVHDAVEERRSEGEQFLAGVDALLQEKLREHNIKARVEWRIKRLYSVNQKLIKARTTVDQVYDLLALRVITTSVQDCYAVFGLIHSIWRPVPGRIKDFIAMPRPNLYQSLHTTVMGEGGHQFEVQIRTEEMHRIAEEGIAAHWKYKASGSPISARDEQRLAWVRQLVEWQREMSDPNEFLSTLKIDLYPEEVYTFTPKGKVVVLPKDASPLDFAYAIHTEVGHSCIGAKVNGRMAPLRSKLRNGDIVEVVTQNGHTPSRDWLTFVKSSRARNKIKHWLNEHQRERAIEIGRKLLEREARKYKISLSKFEDSDYERIAAEYSVATPNDLLAAVGFGKYSARQVLNRLAPGVTSQQTAETDAAVSGVADAVKRVSMASGADSLQVEGQNELLVYRARCCNPIRGEEIIGYVTRGKGVAVHARSCPNVQNLLYESDRRISVEWARPTEDTPGRTQTYPVKLTVYCDDRAGMLKEMTAVISDDNTNIRSVDSKPGTNNDATVEFIVDAEDVRHLNRLVQGLRRVPGVRDVQRSQKL from the coding sequence ATGGCAACTGCGCAAAGCGCGTCAGTGCAACCCGCAAAGCCCGTTCCGGTAGTCGATCCTTTTGCGCCCCGCGTGGAGAAGTTGATAGCGACTGTCCGCGCCAATCGCCCCAGCGACGATACAGAAATTATCCGCAAAGCCTGGGAATTTTGCCTGGAGCATCATAAGGGCCAACTACGGGCCTCCGGTGAGCCGTATGTCCTTCATCCGCTTGAGGTTGCTCTTGTACTCGCAGAGATGAAACTGGATTCGACGGCCATCGCCGCCGGTCTATTGCACGATGCCGTCGAAGACACCCCGGTTACCACTGCGGACATCACAGCTAAATTCGGCGAGCAGGTGGCGCACATTGTGGAGGGCGTCACCAAGATCGACAAAATCCAGTTCGCGAACAAAGAAGATCGCCAGGCGGAGAACGTCCGCAAAATGCTGCTGGCCATGGTCAGCGATGTGCGCGTTGTCCTGATCAAGCTTGCTGACCGGCTGCACAACATGCGCACGCTCGAGCATTTGCCTCCGGATAAGCAACAGGGTATTGCCCGCGAAACGCTGGATATTTACGCACCGCTCGCGCATCGCCTGGGAATGGGCAAGGTGCGCGGCGAGTTGGAAGATCTTGCCTTCCGATTCGTCGATCCCTATGCCTACCAGCAGGTGCACGATGCCGTCGAAGAACGGCGCAGCGAAGGCGAGCAGTTTCTTGCGGGAGTAGACGCGCTGCTGCAGGAGAAGTTGCGCGAGCACAACATCAAGGCGCGCGTCGAGTGGCGTATCAAGCGTCTCTACAGCGTGAACCAGAAGCTGATCAAGGCGCGCACGACGGTCGATCAGGTTTACGATCTGCTTGCCCTGCGCGTCATCACGACGAGCGTGCAGGACTGTTACGCCGTCTTCGGGCTGATCCACAGCATATGGCGTCCTGTACCGGGACGAATTAAAGACTTCATCGCCATGCCGCGGCCTAATTTGTATCAATCACTGCACACAACGGTGATGGGCGAGGGCGGACATCAATTCGAAGTGCAGATTCGCACCGAAGAGATGCACCGTATCGCCGAGGAAGGCATCGCAGCGCATTGGAAGTATAAGGCCAGCGGCTCGCCCATCAGCGCACGTGATGAGCAACGGCTGGCGTGGGTTCGTCAGCTGGTCGAATGGCAGCGCGAGATGAGCGATCCGAATGAATTTCTTTCGACGCTCAAGATCGATCTGTATCCGGAAGAGGTTTACACCTTCACGCCGAAGGGCAAAGTCGTCGTTCTTCCCAAAGATGCCAGCCCGCTTGATTTCGCCTACGCCATTCACACCGAAGTCGGGCACTCGTGCATCGGAGCGAAGGTCAATGGGCGGATGGCTCCACTGCGATCCAAGCTGCGCAATGGCGATATTGTTGAAGTCGTCACGCAGAACGGCCACACGCCGAGCCGTGACTGGCTGACCTTCGTTAAGAGCTCGCGCGCGCGTAACAAAATCAAGCACTGGCTCAATGAGCACCAGCGTGAGCGCGCTATTGAAATTGGCCGCAAGCTGCTGGAACGCGAGGCGAGGAAGTACAAGATATCGCTTTCGAAATTCGAGGATTCGGATTACGAGCGCATTGCCGCTGAATACAGCGTAGCGACGCCGAATGACCTTCTGGCTGCGGTTGGCTTCGGCAAATATTCGGCGCGGCAGGTGCTCAACCGCCTTGCACCCGGCGTCACCAGCCAGCAAACGGCTGAGACCGATGCCGCCGTCTCAGGGGTTGCCGATGCGGTCAAGCGCGTCTCAATGGCGAGCGGCGCCGATTCACTGCAGGTAGAAGGGCAGAATGAATTGCTGGTCTATCGCGCGCGATGTTGCAATCCCATACGCGGCGAAGAGATCATCGGCTACGTTACGCGCGGTAAGGGAGTTGCCGTGCATGCGCGCAGTTGCCCGAATGTTCAGAACCTGTTGTATGAGTCCGACCGGCGCATCTCGGTGGAGTGGGCACGCCCAACCGAGGACACACCCGGACGCACACAGACTTACCCAGTAAAGCTGACTGTCTACTGCGACGACCGGGCCGGCATGCTGAAGGAAATGACCGCTGTGATCAGCGACGACAATACAAATATCCGTTCGGTTGACTCAAAGCCCGGCACAAATAATGACGCCACCGTCGAATTTATCGTTGACGCCGAAGATGTGCGGCACCTGAATCGGCTGGTTCAAGGGCTCCGCCGCGTGCCCGGTGTGCGCGATGTGCAACGTTCGCAAAAGCTTTAG
- a CDS encoding class I SAM-dependent rRNA methyltransferase: MPARKTEKHTKRNQAARSTSATAPPVEFNGSVAIISRRAADRIRAGHVWVYQSDMESVEGEPSGLVAVADHRGIPLGTALYSPASQITLRLVSASLIDWKQWLDLVRARLQSAIRLRLSMLSAQTNACRLVFSEADALPGLIADKYGELVILQLLTKPLDNDEIRTLATDVLHEELAPATIVERPDPRIRELEQLSAPSATPLYAAEEEHPLLSTDFRLNGLTFHYDATAGQKTGAFLDQRENYAAAARYAHGEALDVCTYQGGFALHLARSCPRVTGVDVSRTALEVAEKNLAANAAQLHASNVDWMEANAFDLLRDWSASGAVYDTIVLDPPAFAKSKRAVEGALRGYKELNLRAMKMLRPGGTLVTCSCSHHVSLADFQQVVATAAGDTGRRVRLIERRGAAADHPAILTIPETEYLKCLICSVE; the protein is encoded by the coding sequence ATGCCTGCACGTAAGACAGAGAAGCATACGAAACGCAATCAAGCGGCACGGTCGACGTCTGCAACTGCGCCTCCGGTCGAGTTCAACGGTTCGGTAGCAATCATCTCCCGTCGTGCGGCGGATCGCATTCGCGCAGGTCATGTCTGGGTTTACCAATCGGACATGGAAAGCGTCGAGGGCGAGCCCTCGGGCCTGGTTGCAGTGGCCGATCATCGCGGCATTCCTCTTGGTACTGCGCTCTACAGCCCGGCCTCACAGATTACTTTGCGCCTGGTCTCGGCGAGCCTGATTGACTGGAAACAGTGGCTTGACCTGGTACGTGCGCGCCTTCAGTCCGCCATCCGCTTGCGCCTTTCCATGCTCAGCGCTCAGACCAATGCCTGCCGTCTGGTTTTCAGCGAGGCTGACGCGCTGCCCGGCCTGATTGCCGACAAGTATGGCGAACTGGTGATTCTTCAACTGCTCACCAAGCCTCTGGACAACGATGAAATCCGCACGCTGGCAACGGATGTACTTCACGAGGAGCTTGCCCCGGCAACCATTGTGGAGCGGCCTGACCCGCGTATCCGTGAGTTGGAGCAACTAAGCGCTCCTTCCGCAACGCCGCTTTACGCAGCGGAAGAGGAACATCCGCTTCTCAGCACGGATTTCCGGCTCAACGGACTGACCTTTCACTACGACGCAACTGCCGGGCAGAAAACCGGAGCGTTTCTGGATCAGCGCGAGAATTACGCCGCTGCTGCGCGCTATGCCCACGGAGAAGCGCTTGATGTGTGCACCTATCAAGGCGGATTCGCATTGCACCTTGCTCGAAGCTGTCCTCGTGTAACCGGAGTCGACGTTTCCCGCACAGCGCTTGAAGTTGCCGAGAAAAATCTTGCCGCCAATGCCGCTCAGCTCCATGCCTCGAACGTGGACTGGATGGAAGCGAACGCTTTCGATCTGCTCCGCGATTGGAGCGCTTCAGGTGCTGTTTATGACACCATTGTGCTCGACCCGCCCGCCTTCGCGAAATCAAAACGGGCCGTCGAGGGAGCGCTGCGTGGTTATAAGGAACTGAATCTGCGTGCGATGAAGATGCTGCGCCCCGGAGGCACGCTCGTGACGTGCTCTTGTTCGCACCATGTTTCCCTGGCTGATTTTCAACAGGTGGTAGCAACTGCGGCAGGAGACACTGGCCGCCGCGTGCGCCTTATCGAGCGACGCGGCGCCGCAGCGGACCATCCCGCTATCCTGACGATTCCGGAAACGGAATACCTGAAGTGCCTGATCTGCAGCGTGGAATAA
- a CDS encoding carboxypeptidase-like regulatory domain-containing protein produces the protein MKQFFQTAARQSYLRAAVTVLFIVCLLVPLAGFAQSDAARSVEGKVYGAQSVPQSSAVVYLQDSKTNNIKSFISTQDGSYRFGQLSPDVDYQLWAEYKGKKSDKKTISSFNSKKQLFIDLHLKD, from the coding sequence ATGAAGCAGTTTTTTCAAACTGCCGCGCGGCAGAGCTATCTGCGGGCAGCGGTGACGGTGTTATTTATAGTTTGCCTGCTGGTTCCCTTGGCTGGTTTTGCCCAAAGTGATGCAGCCCGGTCGGTCGAAGGTAAAGTATACGGAGCGCAAAGTGTCCCGCAGAGCAGCGCGGTCGTCTATCTGCAGGACTCGAAGACGAACAACATCAAGAGCTTCATATCGACCCAGGATGGCAGCTATCGTTTCGGTCAGCTTTCCCCCGACGTTGATTATCAGCTGTGGGCTGAGTACAAGGGGAAGAAGAGCGACAAGAAGACGATCAGCTCGTTCAACTCAAAAAAGCAGCTCTTTATTGATCTACACCTGAAGGACTAG
- a CDS encoding M28 family metallopeptidase — protein sequence MKVRLKRLTMAVAIAAVISVPGAHASSDNTTRDLDAVGSPIRPAPADPAIAQALQQISPQQMQRTIETLVGFHTRNTLSSMTKDLPAGQGANAAADWIESEFKRYSEACGGCLEVRRDTFTESPQSRIPQPTTISNVYAILRGSDSVQAKRMVLVTGHYDSRNSDVLDTHGEAPGANDDASGVAVSLECARVLSKIKPPATIVFVAVAGEEQGLNGSRHLAKLAKSEGWQLEAVLNNDIVGGNTTPGDTLQNKSLVRVFSEGVPASATPEQARLIQSLGYESDSPSRELARMILGVSETYHGNTGKSGTAGSLEPVLEFRRDRFLRGGDHTSFNGEGFAAVRFTEWREDFNHQHQNVRTENGVEYGDLLKFVDFQYVTHVAALNAATLATLASAPPAPSNVRIVTKNLDNNTTLEWNSADAPSGTKYEVVWREMTSPTWQFSSDKGISSAGTSDFSSTLPISKDNVIFGVRSVDAQGHRSPAVAPLPER from the coding sequence ATGAAAGTTCGCCTCAAACGACTCACGATGGCAGTAGCCATCGCAGCGGTGATTTCCGTACCCGGCGCCCATGCTTCCTCTGACAATACAACACGCGATCTGGATGCCGTTGGATCGCCGATTCGTCCTGCGCCCGCCGACCCTGCAATTGCACAGGCTTTGCAGCAAATCTCTCCACAGCAGATGCAACGCACGATTGAAACATTAGTTGGTTTCCACACGCGCAACACGCTTTCCAGCATGACCAAAGACCTCCCCGCAGGACAGGGAGCCAACGCCGCCGCCGACTGGATTGAGTCGGAATTCAAGCGCTACTCCGAAGCCTGTGGTGGATGCCTTGAGGTAAGACGGGACACCTTCACCGAAAGTCCACAAAGCCGTATTCCACAGCCCACCACCATTTCGAATGTCTACGCCATCCTGCGCGGATCGGACTCTGTCCAGGCCAAGCGCATGGTACTGGTCACCGGACACTACGATTCGCGCAACTCCGATGTTCTGGATACACACGGCGAAGCCCCCGGCGCGAATGATGACGCTTCCGGCGTTGCCGTGAGCCTCGAATGCGCGCGCGTCCTCTCGAAAATCAAGCCTCCGGCGACTATCGTCTTCGTAGCTGTCGCAGGTGAGGAGCAGGGTTTGAACGGCAGCCGTCACCTGGCCAAACTTGCCAAATCCGAAGGATGGCAACTGGAAGCCGTGCTGAACAATGACATCGTGGGCGGAAATACCACTCCCGGCGACACTCTGCAGAACAAATCGCTGGTGCGTGTCTTCTCCGAAGGCGTCCCGGCATCGGCAACGCCCGAGCAGGCCCGCCTCATCCAGTCCCTGGGCTATGAAAGCGATTCGCCCTCGCGTGAGCTGGCGCGCATGATCCTTGGCGTGAGCGAAACCTATCACGGCAATACGGGAAAATCGGGCACCGCCGGTTCTCTTGAGCCAGTCCTCGAATTCCGCCGTGACCGTTTTTTACGCGGTGGCGACCATACGTCGTTCAACGGCGAGGGCTTCGCCGCCGTGCGCTTTACCGAGTGGCGCGAGGACTTTAACCACCAGCATCAAAACGTGCGCACGGAAAACGGCGTCGAATACGGCGATCTGCTCAAATTTGTCGATTTCCAGTATGTGACTCACGTGGCTGCACTCAACGCTGCCACGCTGGCAACGCTGGCCTCCGCACCTCCTGCTCCGTCGAATGTTCGTATCGTGACAAAAAACCTCGACAACAACACCACACTCGAATGGAACAGCGCAGATGCTCCGTCCGGCACAAAGTACGAGGTGGTCTGGAGAGAAATGACATCTCCAACCTGGCAGTTTTCCAGCGATAAAGGGATTTCTTCAGCCGGCACTTCAGATTTTTCGAGCACGCTGCCGATTTCCAAGGACAATGTCATTTTCGGCGTGCGCTCCGTGGATGCGCAGGGTCACCGCAGCCCCGCCGTCGCGCCCTTGCCGGAACGATAG
- a CDS encoding rhomboid family intramembrane serine protease: MPRSAGILNFPDFRGFTRRLILWNVGAYFLLLILGLVAAPLAADVVRFGALIPPLFLHGYLWQLITYSFLHQGILGTALEMLSLWFLGSFLESNHGPRWLAELFFTSVVGAGLTAVGLSLVMRADAFSAFAIMGCFGGIFGLLVAFGVLYGNMEFMLFPLPMTMKAKYLVIVYMLIAVAMVFSASRVYALGQLGGALAGYLYIKAAPRRGYAIATSERYFGLRNNFYRWKRRRAAKKFEVYMRKQNRDVHFDKEGRYTGSEKDPNDRRWMN; encoded by the coding sequence ATGCCACGTTCTGCCGGAATCCTCAACTTCCCCGACTTCCGCGGTTTTACGCGCCGTCTCATTCTCTGGAACGTCGGCGCTTATTTCCTGCTGCTGATCCTGGGGCTGGTCGCTGCGCCGTTGGCCGCTGATGTCGTACGCTTCGGCGCGCTCATTCCCCCGCTGTTCCTGCATGGATATCTCTGGCAGCTCATCACCTATTCATTCCTCCATCAGGGGATTCTCGGGACAGCCCTCGAAATGCTGTCACTTTGGTTCCTCGGCAGCTTTCTCGAATCGAACCACGGCCCGCGCTGGCTGGCTGAACTATTCTTCACCAGCGTGGTAGGAGCTGGATTGACCGCCGTTGGCCTGAGCCTGGTCATGCGTGCGGATGCCTTCTCGGCCTTCGCCATCATGGGTTGCTTCGGCGGCATCTTCGGATTGCTGGTCGCCTTCGGCGTGCTCTACGGCAATATGGAATTCATGCTCTTCCCGCTGCCGATGACGATGAAGGCAAAATATCTGGTCATCGTGTACATGTTGATCGCCGTAGCCATGGTCTTCTCCGCGAGCCGGGTATATGCACTGGGTCAGTTGGGCGGAGCGCTCGCCGGCTACCTGTACATCAAGGCCGCGCCGCGTCGCGGGTATGCCATCGCCACAAGCGAACGCTACTTCGGCCTGCGCAACAACTTCTACCGCTGGAAACGCCGCCGTGCAGCGAAAAAATTTGAAGTCTACATGCGCAAGCAGAACCGCGATGTGCACTTTGATAAAGAGGGCCGCTACACGGGCTCAGAAAAAGACCCGAACGACCGCCGCTGGATGAATTGA
- a CDS encoding four helix bundle protein has translation MKTKHFRDLLVWQRSMKLAQEIYGITQNFPKTEMFGLTSQLRRSAVSVPSNIAEGHGRLSDKAFAVFLGHARGSLFEMETQIELAFKLGFIRNEELDLLLQECTEIARMLNGLLTTLSTK, from the coding sequence ATGAAAACCAAGCATTTTCGTGACCTCCTGGTCTGGCAACGTTCCATGAAGTTGGCTCAGGAGATTTACGGCATTACCCAAAATTTTCCTAAGACTGAAATGTTCGGGCTTACCAGTCAACTTAGGCGGTCGGCCGTATCAGTGCCAAGCAACATTGCCGAAGGACATGGTCGTCTTTCGGACAAGGCATTCGCGGTATTTCTTGGACACGCACGCGGTTCTCTCTTTGAAATGGAGACGCAGATCGAGCTTGCCTTTAAGCTCGGCTTTATTCGCAATGAAGAGCTGGACCTACTGTTGCAAGAGTGCACAGAAATTGCTCGGATGCTCAATGGGCTTTTGACCACACTCAGCACGAAGTAA
- the aspS gene encoding aspartate--tRNA ligase yields the protein MLDFLGNLERTHTCGELRAEDAGKSVVLLGWVNRRRDHGNLIFLDLRDRYGISQVVLDKDLSPAGHAKAEQARSEYVVAAIGKVRVRGKDAINPKMATGEIEIVADEIRILNDTKVPPFSPAEDAIGNEEVRLKYRYLDLRRAEMQRNFEVRHKVSFAVRQYLSDQNFFEVETPLMTRSTPEGARDYLVPSRVHPGSFYALPQSPQLFKQILMISGFDRYFQIARCFRDEDFRADRQAEFTQIDLEMTFPQQKTIFRIVEGFLSAAFTAVGISLPVPFPQITYDEAMRQFGIDKPDLRLPGLTDVKAAFADGDLATLAIDPALPVVALRIPKVGELSRKERDDNKPLFDTRKGAKYIDDLKRLEKSFPDAVVKLRKLAKAEDGDLLIIIAGDAASHIQASDTKSAGRLSEREIAVYSAAGNFRVELAKKYADRHGAFAVTEQVVASPERNSGLADGSAAFRPIWVTDFPMFEHDPETGKWMPAHHPFTSPHEEDMDRLVSDPAAVRARYYDLAMNGLELGSGSIRIHRQDVQQQIFRALGMSDEEAKSRFGFFLEALQYGTPPHGGIALGLDRLVMILAGASSLREVIAFPKTAKAIDLMVDAPTPVSDAQLKELHIKTVLKS from the coding sequence TTGCTGGACTTTTTAGGAAATCTCGAACGTACGCATACTTGTGGCGAGCTTCGCGCGGAAGACGCCGGGAAATCTGTTGTTCTGCTTGGATGGGTGAACCGTCGCCGGGATCATGGCAATTTGATCTTTCTCGATCTGCGGGACCGCTATGGCATTTCGCAGGTGGTGCTGGATAAGGACCTGAGTCCGGCGGGGCACGCGAAGGCGGAGCAAGCGCGGTCTGAGTATGTTGTCGCGGCGATTGGCAAGGTGCGCGTGCGTGGGAAGGATGCGATCAATCCCAAGATGGCGACGGGCGAGATTGAAATTGTTGCCGATGAGATTCGCATCCTGAACGATACGAAGGTGCCGCCGTTTTCTCCTGCCGAAGATGCCATTGGCAACGAAGAGGTGCGGCTAAAGTATCGCTATCTCGACCTGCGCCGCGCGGAGATGCAGCGCAATTTCGAGGTGCGCCATAAAGTCTCGTTCGCGGTGCGGCAATATCTTTCGGATCAAAACTTTTTTGAAGTCGAGACGCCGCTGATGACGCGGTCGACGCCTGAGGGCGCGCGCGATTATCTTGTGCCGAGCCGCGTGCATCCGGGGAGCTTCTATGCGCTGCCGCAGTCGCCGCAGTTGTTTAAGCAGATCCTGATGATCTCGGGATTCGACCGCTATTTTCAAATTGCGCGCTGCTTCCGCGATGAGGATTTTCGCGCGGATCGCCAGGCGGAGTTTACGCAGATCGACCTCGAGATGACGTTTCCGCAGCAGAAGACGATCTTCCGCATTGTTGAAGGATTTTTGTCAGCGGCGTTTACTGCTGTGGGTATTTCGCTGCCTGTGCCCTTCCCGCAGATTACCTATGACGAGGCGATGCGGCAGTTCGGTATAGACAAGCCTGATCTACGCCTGCCTGGGCTGACGGATGTGAAGGCAGCGTTTGCAGATGGCGATCTTGCGACGCTCGCGATTGATCCGGCGCTGCCGGTTGTTGCTCTGCGCATTCCTAAAGTAGGCGAGCTATCGCGCAAAGAACGCGATGATAACAAGCCGCTCTTCGATACGCGCAAGGGCGCGAAGTATATCGACGATTTGAAGCGGCTGGAGAAGTCTTTTCCGGACGCAGTTGTGAAGCTGCGTAAGCTGGCCAAGGCGGAAGATGGCGACCTCTTGATCATCATCGCTGGAGATGCTGCTTCGCATATCCAGGCGAGCGATACGAAGAGCGCGGGACGGCTTTCCGAGCGCGAGATCGCTGTTTATTCAGCTGCTGGAAATTTCAGAGTTGAGCTGGCGAAGAAGTATGCCGATCGGCATGGGGCGTTTGCGGTTACGGAGCAGGTGGTGGCTTCGCCGGAGCGCAACTCTGGTCTGGCGGATGGCTCGGCTGCGTTTCGTCCGATTTGGGTTACGGATTTTCCGATGTTCGAGCACGATCCGGAGACAGGCAAGTGGATGCCGGCGCATCATCCCTTCACGTCGCCGCACGAAGAAGACATGGACCGGCTGGTTTCCGATCCGGCAGCCGTGCGTGCGCGGTACTACGATCTCGCGATGAATGGGCTGGAGCTGGGCTCAGGGTCGATTCGTATTCACCGGCAGGATGTGCAGCAGCAGATCTTCCGTGCGTTGGGGATGTCGGATGAAGAGGCGAAGTCGCGCTTTGGCTTCTTCCTTGAGGCGTTGCAGTACGGTACGCCTCCGCATGGCGGGATTGCGCTTGGGCTCGATCGCCTGGTGATGATTTTGGCTGGGGCTTCAAGTCTGCGCGAAGTGATTGCCTTCCCCAAAACCGCAAAGGCCATCGATCTGATGGTCGATGCTCCAACTCCTGTCAGTGATGCGCAACTGAAAGAGTTACATATTAAAACAGTGCTCAAGAGCTAG
- the hisS gene encoding histidine--tRNA ligase encodes MSTLKAVRGTRDLLPPETELWNFVEETARRVFARYNFGEIRTPIFEDTQLFARGVGEETDIVSKEMYTWEDRARAQSEKAQSLTLRPENTAGVVRAYIEHKLGETGLLQKLYYIGPQFRRERPQKGRYRQFWQIGAEAIGPPSAGSESPLRDAEVLEMLATFLNELGITGWRLEINSVGSATDRPRYVAALREALAPMKHLMCEDNQRRAETNPLRVLDSKDANDQEIIEKLPKIADYLDDASKAHFAAVLAALDACGVKYEVNPRLVRGLDYYTRTTFEFTHGGLGAQNALLGGGRYDGLSEAIGGPKAPGIGFAMGEDRLILTLQSQASWGQQIADEAANTVAKGPHAYIAPMSLEVAPNALELAQKLRGEEFRIEVGEPGLKIRRHFEFAEKLHAKSIVFVGENEVFGKTYSMKPLGSRANIVWNFTDFSKFVSALRGTNRNLVSGP; translated from the coding sequence ATGAGCACATTGAAGGCCGTTCGCGGCACACGGGATTTACTGCCGCCGGAAACCGAACTCTGGAATTTTGTCGAGGAGACTGCGCGGCGCGTCTTTGCGCGCTATAACTTCGGCGAGATTCGTACACCTATTTTTGAAGACACGCAGTTGTTTGCGCGCGGTGTGGGCGAAGAGACGGATATCGTCTCGAAAGAGATGTATACGTGGGAGGATCGCGCACGGGCGCAGTCTGAAAAGGCGCAGTCGCTGACCTTACGGCCAGAGAATACGGCAGGCGTGGTGCGGGCTTATATCGAACACAAGCTGGGCGAAACGGGGCTGCTGCAGAAGCTCTATTACATTGGGCCGCAGTTCCGGCGCGAGCGTCCGCAGAAGGGACGCTACCGGCAGTTTTGGCAGATTGGCGCGGAAGCGATTGGGCCGCCGAGCGCGGGTTCGGAGTCGCCGCTGCGCGATGCCGAAGTGTTGGAGATGCTGGCTACCTTTCTCAATGAGTTGGGGATTACGGGCTGGCGGCTGGAGATTAATTCTGTCGGGTCGGCCACGGATCGGCCGCGCTACGTGGCTGCTTTACGCGAGGCGCTGGCTCCAATGAAGCACCTGATGTGTGAGGACAACCAGCGGCGCGCAGAGACGAATCCTTTGCGCGTGCTCGATTCAAAGGACGCGAACGATCAGGAGATCATCGAGAAGCTGCCGAAGATTGCCGATTATCTCGATGACGCCTCGAAGGCTCATTTTGCTGCTGTTCTGGCTGCGCTCGATGCGTGCGGAGTGAAGTATGAAGTGAATCCGCGATTGGTGCGTGGTCTCGATTACTATACGCGCACGACCTTTGAATTCACGCATGGCGGGCTGGGCGCGCAGAACGCATTACTTGGCGGCGGGCGTTATGACGGGTTGTCGGAAGCAATTGGCGGGCCGAAGGCTCCGGGGATTGGCTTCGCCATGGGCGAGGACAGGCTGATTCTGACGCTTCAATCACAGGCATCATGGGGGCAACAGATTGCAGATGAGGCAGCAAACACCGTAGCGAAAGGTCCACACGCTTACATTGCCCCTATGTCCTTAGAAGTCGCTCCGAACGCCTTGGAGCTTGCTCAGAAGTTACGGGGCGAAGAGTTCCGAATCGAGGTAGGCGAGCCTGGCTTGAAGATCAGGAGGCATTTCGAGTTTGCAGAGAAGCTTCATGCGAAATCAATTGTGTTTGTTGGAGAAAATGAGGTGTTTGGCAAAACATACAGCATGAAGCCATTAGGCTCCAGAGCCAACATTGTGTGGAACTTCACCGATTTCTCCAAATTTGTCAGCGCACTTCGCGGAACAAATCGCAATCTAGTATCTGGACCTTAA
- a CDS encoding gamma carbonic anhydrase family protein gives MATLMYAEVYVMIRSYQGHTPVIPESCYVDVSAQVLGDVVLDEHSSIWMNAVVRGDVHSIRIGAHSNVQDCAVLHGMRNLYPVMIGDWVTIGHNATVHGCVIEDCCLIGIGAVILNNAHIGEGSIIAAGAVIPEGAKIPPRSLVAGVPGKVRRDLTSDDRDEILKYARNYLDYTKIYLEEQKNWK, from the coding sequence ATGGCTACACTGATGTATGCCGAGGTGTACGTCATGATCCGTTCCTATCAGGGCCATACGCCTGTGATTCCCGAGAGCTGCTACGTGGATGTTTCTGCCCAGGTGTTGGGCGATGTGGTTCTTGATGAGCATTCCAGTATCTGGATGAATGCGGTGGTGCGCGGCGACGTGCACTCGATTCGCATTGGTGCGCATTCGAATGTTCAGGATTGCGCTGTGCTGCATGGGATGCGCAATCTCTATCCGGTGATGATTGGCGACTGGGTGACGATCGGCCACAATGCCACGGTGCATGGATGCGTGATTGAGGACTGCTGCCTGATCGGCATCGGCGCCGTGATTTTGAATAATGCGCATATTGGCGAGGGCTCGATTATTGCGGCCGGCGCGGTGATTCCTGAGGGTGCAAAAATTCCGCCGCGTTCGCTGGTGGCAGGCGTCCCGGGCAAAGTGCGGCGCGATCTGACATCGGACGATCGCGATGAGATTTTGAAATACGCGCGCAATTATCTGGACTACACCAAGATTTATCTCGAAGAGCAGAAGAACTGGAAATAG
- a CDS encoding PadR family transcriptional regulator, producing the protein MGAEPKLSHTAALILRAISAGYIYGFSVMEMTGLPSGTVYPAMRRLERDGLIQSKWEAETIATSEQRPPRKYYKVTRAGKATLEASLKRYPLLEKLIPQTEAERV; encoded by the coding sequence ATGGGCGCAGAGCCGAAACTATCGCATACCGCCGCGCTGATACTGAGGGCCATCAGCGCCGGTTATATCTACGGCTTCAGCGTGATGGAGATGACGGGGCTGCCAAGCGGTACTGTCTATCCGGCGATGCGCAGACTCGAGCGCGACGGGCTGATTCAGTCGAAGTGGGAGGCGGAGACGATTGCCACTTCGGAGCAGCGTCCGCCGCGCAAATACTACAAGGTGACGCGAGCGGGAAAGGCGACGCTGGAGGCTTCGCTTAAACGCTATCCCCTGCTGGAAAAACTGATCCCGCAGACGGAGGCTGAGCGCGTATGA